A genome region from Terriglobia bacterium includes the following:
- a CDS encoding coproporphyrinogen III oxidase family protein, translating into MRSVSLGIYISVPFCRTKCSFCNFASGVVARSVFARYVERVSADIESSDRLAAEMGAKFEREVDAIYLGGGTPTVLEAAELERIFAAVRAKFRVRGDAEITVECAPGTLTPPMLESLGRCGVNRVSLGVQSFVDEEAASVGRLHTRAIVLDDLARLRATGITNISIDLIAGLPHQTPESWEFSLAETIASGVPHVSVYMLEVDEDSRLGRELIAGGTRYHAHFVPDDDATADYYLQACERLNAAGIVQYEISNFARNLHAGAAEHPITRSPDLPMYSSRHNLKYWTRQPYLGFGVDAHSMLAADSRQARAAMEREISDYLEHAPNFGGARESEDSNFYARMGVESMRLATPDSLDAYLAGKPHERTPVTYPAALEEAYFLGLRLNRGLQARELAERYGPEAATVFREQIAELRELGLVEICEGATRLTSRGRLLSNEVFQKFLVVRSIGQSIARSLEPRSGG; encoded by the coding sequence ATGAGATCTGTGTCTCTGGGTATCTACATCTCGGTTCCGTTCTGCCGGACCAAGTGCAGCTTTTGCAACTTCGCCTCGGGCGTCGTCGCGCGCTCGGTCTTTGCCCGCTACGTGGAGCGGGTGTCGGCGGATATCGAGTCGTCGGACCGGCTGGCGGCGGAGATGGGCGCGAAGTTCGAGCGCGAGGTGGATGCCATTTACCTCGGCGGCGGAACGCCCACGGTGCTCGAGGCGGCGGAGCTGGAACGGATTTTTGCGGCGGTACGCGCGAAATTTCGCGTGCGTGGCGATGCCGAGATCACGGTGGAGTGCGCTCCCGGCACGCTGACGCCGCCGATGTTGGAGTCGCTGGGGCGCTGCGGCGTGAACCGCGTCAGCCTGGGCGTGCAGTCGTTCGTGGATGAGGAGGCGGCGAGCGTGGGGCGGCTGCACACGCGCGCCATCGTGCTCGACGACCTGGCGCGGCTGCGCGCCACCGGAATCACCAACATCAGCATTGACCTGATTGCCGGATTGCCGCACCAGACACCTGAGAGCTGGGAGTTTTCCCTGGCGGAGACGATTGCTTCCGGCGTGCCGCACGTCAGCGTGTACATGCTGGAGGTGGACGAGGACTCGCGCCTCGGACGGGAGCTGATCGCCGGCGGCACGCGGTACCACGCGCACTTTGTCCCCGATGACGACGCGACCGCCGACTATTATCTGCAAGCGTGCGAACGGCTGAACGCGGCGGGGATTGTTCAGTACGAGATCTCAAATTTTGCCCGCAACCTGCACGCCGGCGCAGCCGAGCACCCGATCACCCGATCACCGGATCTCCCGATGTATTCGTCGCGCCACAACCTGAAGTACTGGACGCGGCAACCGTATCTCGGCTTCGGAGTGGACGCACATTCCATGCTGGCGGCGGATTCGCGGCAGGCGCGCGCCGCGATGGAGCGTGAGATCAGCGACTACCTGGAGCACGCGCCGAACTTCGGTGGCGCGCGCGAGTCGGAGGATTCCAATTTCTACGCTCGCATGGGAGTGGAGTCGATGCGGCTGGCCACGCCGGATTCGCTGGACGCGTACCTGGCCGGCAAGCCGCACGAGCGTACTCCGGTGACTTATCCGGCGGCGCTGGAAGAGGCGTATTTCCTCGGGCTGCGATTAAATCGCGGCCTGCAGGCGCGCGAGTTGGCGGAGCGCTACGGGCCGGAGGCGGCGACGGTTTTTCGCGAGCAGATCGCGGAACTGCGTGAGTTGGGCCTGGTTGAGATCTGTGAGGGGGCGACACGGCTGACGTCGCGCGGGCGCTTGCTGTCGAATGAAGTGTTCCAGAAATTCCTGGTGGTTCGGTCTATCGGTCAATCGATCGCTCGGTCCCTCGAGCCGCGCAGCGGCGGATGA
- a CDS encoding CADD family putative folate metabolism protein, with translation MTACFDSQQFWTELHARVATFDLLTHPFYQAWAAGQLSAQDLRLYAEDYYPHVAAFPTYLSALHSRLPDGEVRRAVLRNLAEEEIEGRAHSELWLDFAEGMGADREKVRCREALDEVSGLLATFRDLANHSTTPECLAAFYAYESQVPRVAEAKWQGLERHYGADARTGGYFRLHRTADIRHASVWRALLTAALEKDSRFAAAALSAAERAAAALWKALDGIERKRQARLGLVKACT, from the coding sequence ATGACCGCCTGCTTTGATTCGCAACAGTTCTGGACCGAGCTGCACGCTCGCGTGGCCACCTTCGATCTGCTGACGCATCCGTTTTACCAGGCCTGGGCCGCCGGGCAGCTCAGCGCGCAGGATTTACGCCTTTATGCGGAGGATTACTATCCCCATGTGGCCGCGTTCCCCACATACTTGAGCGCGTTGCACAGCCGGCTGCCCGACGGCGAAGTGCGTCGCGCGGTACTGCGCAACCTCGCCGAAGAGGAAATCGAGGGCCGCGCCCACAGCGAGCTCTGGCTCGACTTTGCGGAGGGAATGGGCGCCGATCGTGAAAAAGTGCGGTGTCGAGAGGCCCTCGATGAGGTTTCCGGCCTGCTCGCCACCTTCCGCGACCTCGCCAACCACTCGACGACACCCGAGTGCCTGGCTGCGTTCTACGCCTACGAGTCTCAGGTGCCGCGTGTGGCGGAAGCCAAGTGGCAAGGATTGGAGCGGCATTATGGCGCCGATGCCCGAACCGGCGGATACTTTCGCCTGCACCGCACCGCCGACATTCGCCATGCCAGCGTTTGGCGCGCTTTGTTGACCGCTGCGCTGGAGAAGGACTCCCGGTTTGCCGCGGCCGCGCTGAGCGCCGCCGAACGTGCCGCCGCAGCGCTTTGGAAGGCGCTGGACGGCATCGAACGCAAGCGCCAGGCCCGCCTCGGCCTCGTCAAGGCGTGCACCTGA
- a CDS encoding ABC transporter ATP-binding protein/permease, producing MAANIHEEEILGKAYDSRLMKRLLGYLSPYKWQVALALAAIVLKSVADVLGPYLTKIAIDKYLAPARGAHSFLDRWLSSTPLRGIAQIGGMYVGLLVFGFFLEFLQTYFMQWTGQKVMFDLRSQIFRYLQRMHIGFFDRNPVGRLVTRVTTDVDALNEMFTSGVVAIFEDIFVLAGIVGIMLNMDWRLALITFAVLPLIMVATMIFRKHVRDSYRRIRTAIARINAYLQEHVSGMLVLQLFNREKRAYDRFEKINASHMEAFKDAILAYAFYYPVVEILSSIAIAGVIWFGGGQVIQGVTTHSLVVHLTRAKLISVQVVLNVVTLGTLVAFMQYAQRFFRPIQDLSEKYNILQSAMASSERIFKLLDTTVDVESPAVAKQVTGPGRIEFDHVWFYYRTVPERNAEGELNPNAGEPDWVLKDVSFAVEPGETAAIVGHTGAGKTTMISLLLRFYDVQQGAIRIDGVDVRELDLTDLRRRFGVVLQDPFLFTGTVEQNIRLGSEHVTDEQVARAAEDVNLADFIRSLPGGFKEPVHERGSTLSTGQKQLISFARALAHNPKILVLDEATSSVDTETELRVREALTRLVEGRTSLVIAHRLSTIQRADKIIVMHKGRLREMGSHQQLLAQRGIYWKLYQLQYKDQEFPAGAATAQFGGPTVQVSADD from the coding sequence ATGGCGGCCAACATCCACGAAGAAGAGATCTTGGGAAAGGCCTATGACAGCCGGCTGATGAAGCGGCTGCTGGGCTACCTGAGCCCGTACAAATGGCAGGTGGCGCTGGCGCTGGCGGCCATCGTGCTGAAGTCCGTCGCCGACGTTCTCGGTCCCTATCTCACGAAAATCGCCATCGATAAGTACCTTGCTCCCGCTCGCGGCGCCCATTCGTTCCTTGACCGCTGGCTGAGCAGCACACCGCTTCGAGGCATCGCGCAGATCGGCGGCATGTACGTCGGCCTGCTGGTGTTCGGATTCTTCCTGGAATTCCTGCAGACCTACTTCATGCAGTGGACCGGCCAGAAGGTCATGTTTGACCTGCGCAGCCAGATCTTTCGCTACCTCCAAAGGATGCACATCGGCTTTTTCGACCGCAACCCGGTCGGCCGCCTGGTCACCCGCGTCACCACCGACGTGGACGCGCTCAACGAAATGTTTACCTCCGGCGTGGTGGCCATCTTCGAAGACATCTTTGTGCTCGCCGGGATCGTGGGCATCATGCTCAACATGGATTGGCGCCTGGCGCTGATCACCTTCGCCGTGCTGCCGCTGATCATGGTGGCAACCATGATTTTCCGCAAGCATGTACGCGATAGCTATCGCCGCATCCGCACCGCCATCGCGCGCATCAACGCCTACCTGCAGGAGCACGTCAGCGGCATGCTGGTCTTGCAGCTCTTCAACCGCGAGAAGCGCGCCTACGACCGCTTCGAGAAGATCAACGCCAGCCACATGGAGGCGTTTAAGGACGCCATCCTCGCCTACGCCTTCTACTATCCGGTGGTGGAAATTCTGTCGTCCATCGCTATTGCCGGCGTCATTTGGTTCGGGGGCGGCCAAGTGATCCAAGGTGTCACCACTCATAGTCTGGTGGTTCACCTCACTCGTGCGAAGCTCATCAGCGTTCAGGTGGTACTGAACGTGGTGACGCTCGGTACTCTCGTGGCTTTCATGCAATACGCGCAGCGCTTTTTCCGGCCCATCCAGGACCTGAGCGAAAAATACAACATCCTGCAATCCGCGATGGCCTCCAGCGAGCGCATCTTCAAGCTGCTGGATACCACGGTGGACGTGGAGTCACCGGCGGTTGCGAAGCAGGTCACCGGCCCGGGACGCATCGAGTTCGACCATGTCTGGTTCTACTACCGCACCGTTCCGGAGCGGAATGCGGAGGGCGAACTCAACCCCAACGCCGGCGAACCCGACTGGGTGCTGAAGGACGTCAGCTTCGCAGTCGAACCCGGCGAGACCGCCGCTATCGTCGGACACACCGGCGCCGGCAAGACCACCATGATCTCGCTCCTGCTGCGCTTCTATGACGTGCAGCAGGGCGCCATCCGCATTGACGGCGTGGACGTGCGCGAGCTCGACCTCACCGACCTGCGCCGGCGCTTCGGCGTGGTGTTGCAGGATCCGTTCCTGTTCACCGGCACGGTGGAGCAAAACATCCGCCTCGGGTCCGAACATGTTACCGACGAGCAGGTGGCGCGCGCCGCCGAAGACGTGAATCTCGCCGATTTCATTCGCTCGCTTCCCGGCGGCTTCAAGGAACCGGTGCACGAGCGCGGCAGCACGCTGTCCACGGGCCAGAAGCAGCTCATCTCGTTTGCGCGCGCGCTCGCCCACAACCCCAAGATCCTGGTGCTCGACGAAGCTACCTCCAGCGTGGACACCGAGACCGAGCTGCGCGTCCGCGAGGCCCTCACGCGCCTGGTGGAGGGACGCACGTCGCTGGTCATCGCCCACCGCCTGTCCACCATTCAGCGCGCCGACAAGATCATCGTCATGCACAAGGGACGCCTGCGCGAGATGGGCTCCCACCAGCAGTTGCTGGCCCAGCGCGGCATTTACTGGAAGCTCTACCAGCTCCAGTACAAGGATCAGGAATTCCCCGCCGGTGCCGCGACGGCGCAATTCGGCGGCCCCACCGTGCAGGTCAGCGCGGACGATTAG